A window from Nitrosopumilus adriaticus encodes these proteins:
- a CDS encoding universal stress protein, producing the protein MFQNILVPFDLSNQSTRSFKVALDVAKKYQSKVTLLTCLEGDAWHHKYYDARADKELIKKQSKVTKKHVEKLESIAEKNNISIKTQIITSKSVVNDIVTFAKSRKHDLIVIGSHGRTGFDKVLLGSVANGVSQKTRCPVLIVK; encoded by the coding sequence ATGTTTCAAAATATTCTTGTTCCGTTTGATCTATCCAATCAATCAACTAGATCTTTTAAAGTTGCATTAGATGTGGCAAAAAAATATCAATCAAAAGTAACTCTTCTCACATGTCTTGAAGGTGATGCTTGGCATCACAAATATTATGACGCAAGAGCCGATAAAGAATTAATTAAAAAACAGAGCAAAGTAACAAAAAAACATGTTGAAAAACTGGAATCTATTGCAGAGAAAAATAACATTTCTATCAAAACCCAGATAATCACTTCAAAATCTGTTGTAAATGACATCGTAACTTTTGCAAAATCAAGAAAACATGATCTAATTGTAATTGGTTCTCATGGGAGAACTGGTTTTGATAAAGTTCTCTTAGGTAGTGTCGCAAATGGAGTGTCGCAAAAAACTCGCTGTCCTGTTTTAATTGTAAAATAA
- a CDS encoding nitrite/sulfite reductase, which yields MTISDLKQSSPDSVKPKINWGRIEEADNFAKTVKMFRQGKYDEDSFRRFRLQHGAYGTRMTGDYAMVRIKLPAGEIYPHQFEKISQLSEQYSIGSAHFSTRENIQLHWVILEDVSEIFRGLAEVGLTSREACGNSVRNVMCSPLSGVCPDEKFDSTPYALATARFFLRNPMAQNLPRKFKFNFTCCEKHGMVRMVDVGLIPQIRELDGSSQRGFKIFLGGGLGNKSFVGHQLEEFTPEEDLLYTSIAVMRIFDRLGDRKNLARNRMRYLVNDMGWEKFQNLVFKERAIVRATQSVVTQLDVDTTPDEIKRPIRITDESGNSIPDGYARWLKTNTVKQKQSDYRSVFITLEAGDITSNQLNALGDIIRDFSSEGKARCGFVQNVALRYVLEDDLPQLYSKLLEVGLAKSGALTMTAPIGCSGTTSCNLALTNSHRLAKEIQRKFLELKLDEDDDLSDASIKISGCPNSCGQHGIATIGFFGGGARVGKDMYPNYQMSLGGRSDGDTMLGATCVRVPAKRVIPVILKIIELFKEKKKSDDTLKSWIHRVVNGNEDSDIKSISDIKKIIEPLITPPTIQEDPDFYLDYGSDTSYHTKTGKGECAA from the coding sequence TTGACAATATCTGATCTTAAACAATCTTCTCCTGATTCTGTAAAGCCTAAAATTAATTGGGGTAGGATTGAGGAGGCAGATAATTTTGCTAAAACAGTAAAGATGTTCCGTCAAGGAAAATATGATGAGGATAGTTTTAGACGATTTAGGCTTCAACATGGTGCATATGGTACGAGAATGACTGGTGATTATGCCATGGTTAGAATCAAACTACCTGCCGGTGAAATTTATCCACACCAATTTGAAAAAATCTCTCAATTAAGTGAACAGTATTCTATTGGCAGTGCCCATTTTTCAACTCGAGAAAATATTCAATTACATTGGGTAATTCTAGAAGATGTATCTGAAATTTTTAGAGGTCTTGCTGAAGTAGGTCTGACATCTAGAGAAGCATGTGGTAATTCAGTACGTAATGTTATGTGTAGCCCGCTATCCGGTGTTTGCCCTGATGAAAAATTTGATTCTACTCCTTATGCACTAGCAACAGCCAGATTCTTTTTAAGAAATCCAATGGCTCAAAACCTTCCGCGCAAATTTAAATTCAATTTTACATGTTGTGAAAAACATGGAATGGTAAGGATGGTTGATGTTGGATTAATTCCACAGATAAGAGAACTTGATGGCTCTTCTCAAAGAGGATTCAAAATATTCCTTGGTGGTGGATTGGGTAACAAATCATTTGTTGGACATCAATTAGAAGAATTCACACCTGAAGAAGATTTACTTTATACCTCTATTGCTGTAATGAGAATATTTGATAGATTAGGTGATAGAAAAAATCTTGCAAGGAATAGAATGCGTTATTTGGTAAACGACATGGGTTGGGAGAAATTCCAAAATCTTGTATTCAAAGAAAGGGCAATTGTACGGGCTACTCAATCTGTTGTAACACAACTTGATGTTGACACAACACCTGATGAAATAAAACGACCAATTAGAATTACCGATGAAAGTGGTAATTCAATTCCTGATGGTTATGCTAGATGGCTAAAAACAAACACTGTAAAACAAAAACAATCTGATTATCGTTCAGTGTTTATCACTCTAGAAGCTGGTGATATAACTTCAAATCAATTAAATGCATTAGGTGATATTATCCGTGACTTTTCCTCTGAAGGTAAGGCACGATGTGGATTTGTACAAAATGTTGCACTACGTTATGTGCTAGAAGATGACTTACCTCAATTATATTCTAAATTACTTGAGGTTGGACTTGCAAAGTCTGGTGCCTTAACTATGACTGCTCCTATTGGCTGCTCTGGCACTACTTCCTGTAATCTTGCTTTGACGAATTCACATAGATTGGCAAAAGAAATCCAGAGAAAATTTCTGGAATTAAAACTAGATGAGGATGATGATCTTAGCGATGCCTCAATTAAGATAAGTGGATGTCCTAATTCTTGTGGTCAACACGGTATTGCAACCATTGGTTTCTTTGGAGGCGGTGCACGTGTTGGAAAAGATATGTATCCAAATTACCAAATGTCTTTGGGTGGCCGTTCTGATGGGGATACGATGCTTGGAGCAACTTGTGTTAGAGTACCTGCAAAACGAGTCATACCTGTCATTCTGAAAATTATTGAACTGTTTAAAGAAAAAAAGAAATCTGATGACACTCTCAAATCCTGGATTCATAGAGTAGTAAATGGTAATGAAGATTCTGATATTAAATCGATCAGTGATATTAAAAAAATCATCGAGCCACTGATTACTCCTCCAACAATACAAGAAGATCCGGATTTCTATCTTGATTACGGTAGCGATACAAGTTATCACACAAAAACTGGAAAGGGTGAGTGTGCTGCTTGA
- a CDS encoding universal stress protein: MNNFKKILVPLDGSKYSKKALQRACEMVHAFDSQIVLIYVVEKSIPVNLLDRKEYLQLLRKYGKKILSDANEVLSKNGISGKSLIKEGNIVNEIDKVIKEEKCNLVVVGNKGLGTVARFLLGSVSNKLSQSSSCSIMIVK, translated from the coding sequence ATGAATAATTTTAAAAAAATCCTAGTACCTTTAGACGGCTCAAAATATTCTAAAAAAGCTCTACAAAGGGCATGTGAAATGGTACATGCGTTTGACTCACAAATTGTTTTGATTTATGTTGTTGAAAAATCAATACCTGTAAATCTTTTAGATCGTAAGGAATACTTGCAACTTTTACGAAAATATGGTAAAAAAATTCTGAGTGATGCAAATGAGGTTCTTTCTAAAAATGGAATTAGTGGAAAATCTCTGATCAAAGAAGGTAACATTGTAAATGAAATTGATAAAGTAATCAAGGAAGAAAAATGTAATTTGGTTGTTGTCGGTAACAAAGGACTGGGGACTGTTGCTCGATTTTTACTTGGCAGTGTTTCAAATAAGCTTAGTCAATCTTCATCTTGTTCAATAATGATAGTAAAGTAA
- a CDS encoding malate dehydrogenase, producing MISIIGSGRVGASIGFLCVANALDDVLLINRSRDKAIGESLDIANAIPASSKFSIHGTDDYAELSGSDIVVIAASTVSYTKSRTENKNPQVDMIKEIAKKIKQYCPSAIILMVSNPPDVLTYFFQKESGFSRFKVIGIASSLDSSRFRYFVSEKLSVPQSSINNALVLGEHGDSMVPIFSNVTVEGKSLSSMINDVEKKYITFDIRNYWKTLRNYKSRSQFGIAKNVYDVINTIINTRELFLTASVVLEGEYGENDVAMGVPVKINQNGVSEIHTIVLDESESSMLKESSKKIRDDINSV from the coding sequence TTGATTTCAATAATTGGCAGCGGCCGAGTTGGTGCATCAATTGGATTCCTTTGTGTCGCAAACGCACTAGATGATGTCTTGTTGATCAATCGTAGTAGAGATAAAGCCATTGGTGAATCATTGGATATTGCAAATGCAATCCCTGCATCTTCAAAATTTTCGATACATGGAACAGATGACTATGCTGAATTATCTGGTTCAGACATTGTAGTTATAGCTGCAAGTACTGTTTCATACACGAAATCAAGGACCGAAAATAAAAATCCGCAAGTAGATATGATAAAAGAGATTGCAAAAAAAATTAAACAGTATTGCCCATCTGCAATAATTTTAATGGTTTCAAATCCTCCCGATGTTTTGACATATTTTTTTCAAAAAGAATCTGGTTTTTCTAGATTTAAAGTAATTGGCATTGCTTCAAGCCTTGATTCAAGCAGATTTCGTTATTTTGTATCAGAAAAATTATCTGTGCCTCAATCCTCAATAAATAATGCATTAGTTCTTGGGGAGCATGGTGATTCAATGGTTCCTATTTTTTCAAACGTAACTGTTGAAGGAAAATCTCTGTCTTCTATGATTAATGATGTTGAAAAAAAATACATTACTTTTGATATTCGAAACTATTGGAAGACTCTGAGAAATTATAAGAGCCGATCTCAGTTTGGTATTGCAAAAAATGTCTACGATGTAATTAATACCATCATCAATACCAGAGAACTATTTCTTACGGCATCGGTAGTTCTTGAGGGTGAATACGGTGAAAATGATGTGGCAATGGGTGTTCCTGTAAAAATTAATCAAAATGGCGTTTCTGAAATACATACAATTGTTCTTGATGAATCCGAATCATCAATGTTAAAAGAATCTTCTAAAAAAATTCGTGATGACATTAATTCTGTTTAA
- a CDS encoding tetratricopeptide repeat protein: MKKPFGKKSKEVKESSVKKDKVEETSLVDSDYNRKKLFKKGINLMADEKLEEAIVVFEQALRIEPDNIETLMKLGYARFHIDDHGEALKVYDKILEIDVTNPEAWNLKGLVHYEQKNFSKALDSVDKAIESDPTYAMAWYNKACFLSLLNQVPEALEALKRSIEIDVKNARRSIRDKDFANVRIEEGFKRIQEVVVLESVRQGYHTLGAIVWTTFLDKADAESSLRKLLEKGLIVQNEKRDGLSKIPIYDLAPNIAEKMGKEKKGLFGITRKTLPKPVKNLKELSHAIQSVREAIEDGDVEKTIEVFDIFINPSKSGEQMIENFFDEHREIRLWTIRLKDRGEDYLIENKEKMLILFDNIEVTITKKLRNEINYSADKSQ, encoded by the coding sequence GTGAAGAAACCTTTCGGGAAAAAATCAAAGGAAGTTAAAGAATCCTCTGTAAAAAAGGATAAAGTTGAAGAGACTAGCCTAGTTGATTCAGACTATAATCGTAAGAAATTATTCAAAAAAGGAATCAATTTGATGGCAGATGAAAAATTGGAAGAGGCAATAGTTGTATTTGAGCAAGCATTACGAATTGAACCAGATAACATAGAGACTTTAATGAAATTAGGTTATGCAAGATTTCATATCGATGATCACGGTGAAGCATTAAAAGTATATGATAAAATTCTGGAGATAGATGTTACAAATCCAGAAGCATGGAATCTAAAAGGATTAGTACATTATGAACAAAAGAATTTTTCAAAAGCTCTTGATTCAGTTGATAAAGCAATTGAATCAGATCCAACATATGCAATGGCATGGTATAACAAAGCATGTTTCTTGTCATTGCTAAATCAAGTACCAGAAGCACTAGAAGCACTAAAACGTTCAATTGAAATTGATGTTAAAAATGCAAGAAGATCAATTCGAGATAAAGATTTTGCAAATGTTAGAATTGAAGAAGGATTCAAAAGAATTCAAGAAGTAGTAGTTTTAGAATCAGTCAGACAAGGATATCACACATTGGGTGCCATAGTATGGACAACATTTCTAGATAAAGCTGATGCAGAATCATCTTTAAGGAAATTATTAGAAAAAGGATTAATCGTACAGAATGAAAAACGTGACGGTCTAAGTAAAATTCCAATTTATGATCTTGCACCAAACATTGCAGAGAAAATGGGAAAAGAAAAGAAGGGATTATTTGGAATTACAAGAAAAACTTTACCAAAACCAGTAAAGAATTTGAAAGAGCTAAGCCATGCAATTCAATCAGTTAGAGAAGCAATAGAAGATGGAGATGTTGAAAAAACAATAGAGGTGTTTGATATTTTCATAAACCCATCAAAATCAGGAGAACAAATGATAGAGAATTTCTTTGATGAACATCGAGAAATAAGATTATGGACAATCAGACTAAAAGATAGAGGTGAAGATTATCTAATTGAAAATAAAGAAAAAATGTTAATCCTTTTTGACAACATAGAAGTAACAATAACTAAAAAGCTTAGAAATGAAATTAATTATTCAGCAGATAAATCCCAATAA
- a CDS encoding DUF6775 family putative metallopeptidase: MKISKIILYDEPTVPEIQLDRLRKFLGNTFQITIEIRKNLFNNLDDKTYEKIASIRISDIKKPFQKHSTSDEDVLVEKKSIDMSQEKEPPLYDGVELQKIISEVIPDSENRRDILNVVFTNKISCTFDECDYRYHARALISSNPVIISTTGMIEAPAKPKQYYLDLMTNFSEDAIDEIKKRYKGQFLEYHDSRLSEIAEGYLLQAIMYYETGEAFCDNSDCRLFNSHWQEELIHSQIDNKKLCEKHQEILNQFKQN, encoded by the coding sequence TTGAAAATTTCTAAAATTATTCTATATGATGAACCAACAGTTCCTGAAATTCAATTAGATAGATTAAGAAAGTTTCTTGGAAACACGTTTCAAATTACAATTGAAATAAGAAAGAATTTGTTCAATAACTTAGATGATAAGACATATGAAAAAATTGCAAGCATTAGAATTTCAGACATTAAGAAACCATTTCAGAAACATTCTACTTCAGATGAAGATGTTTTAGTAGAAAAAAAGAGCATAGACATGTCTCAAGAAAAAGAACCCCCATTATATGATGGAGTGGAATTACAAAAAATTATTTCAGAAGTAATTCCAGATAGTGAAAATAGAAGAGATATACTAAACGTGGTTTTTACAAATAAGATTTCATGCACATTTGATGAATGTGATTATAGATATCATGCAAGAGCTTTGATTAGTTCCAATCCTGTAATAATTTCAACTACAGGCATGATAGAGGCCCCAGCAAAACCAAAACAATACTATCTGGATTTAATGACAAACTTTTCAGAAGATGCAATAGACGAAATCAAAAAAAGATACAAAGGCCAATTTTTAGAATATCATGATTCACGTTTATCAGAAATCGCAGAAGGCTACCTATTACAAGCCATTATGTATTATGAAACAGGAGAGGCGTTTTGCGATAATTCAGACTGCAGATTGTTTAATTCTCACTGGCAAGAAGAACTCATCCATTCCCAGATAGACAACAAAAAATTGTGTGAAAAACACCAAGAAATTCTAAATCAATTTAAACAGAATTAA
- a CDS encoding CBS domain-containing protein: MDVKDIKLSELISKPITVTQNTTLLKIRESLLKNRVKRVVIVDKKKPLGVITEKDIAKKIYELGSKPISSVIAKEFIPKKLFTMTQDNTVTQCAMMMKKHRISLVIITNKDDTLQGIVTETDLVKAVLTKESTPYKVSEIMEKNVITALPSDPILHIESLLLKYAISRVIIKRNQTPVGVITFRDFVPAKIPQWIADSADPKEVQEYKFKKGLEEIHSNQMSYLFPFHATDIMSSNPITVDINDDVKVAVTLMVKHNISGLPVVKKSKLVGIITKSDIVNSLTK; this comes from the coding sequence TTGGATGTCAAAGATATTAAATTATCAGAATTAATTTCAAAACCAATCACAGTAACGCAAAATACAACATTATTAAAAATCAGAGAGAGTCTATTAAAAAATAGAGTAAAACGTGTAGTTATTGTAGATAAGAAAAAACCTCTGGGCGTAATTACTGAAAAAGACATTGCAAAAAAAATCTATGAGTTAGGTTCAAAACCAATCAGTTCAGTAATAGCAAAGGAGTTTATCCCTAAGAAATTATTTACAATGACCCAAGACAATACTGTAACTCAATGTGCAATGATGATGAAGAAACATCGAATCAGTCTTGTCATCATCACAAATAAAGATGATACACTGCAAGGGATTGTAACTGAAACAGATCTAGTAAAAGCAGTCCTTACAAAAGAATCAACACCATACAAAGTTTCAGAAATTATGGAAAAAAATGTCATTACTGCATTACCAAGTGATCCTATATTACACATAGAAAGCCTATTACTGAAATATGCCATATCGAGAGTAATTATCAAAAGGAATCAAACCCCTGTAGGAGTCATCACATTCAGAGATTTTGTGCCTGCAAAAATACCTCAATGGATTGCAGATTCAGCTGATCCAAAAGAAGTTCAAGAATATAAATTCAAAAAAGGTTTAGAAGAAATTCATTCAAATCAAATGAGTTACCTGTTTCCATTTCATGCAACAGATATCATGTCATCCAACCCAATCACTGTAGACATAAATGATGATGTCAAGGTCGCAGTAACTTTAATGGTAAAGCACAACATTAGTGGGCTACCAGTAGTCAAAAAATCAAAATTAGTAGGCATTATTACAAAATCAGATATTGTAAATTCCTTAACAAAATAA
- a CDS encoding sulfurtransferase, producing the protein MTESGKITTDVDSLRSEIRDKSVRVIDVRREGDYKQDHIPSAVNLPLANLLSDDSPERVIKLVNSMGIDDETRVVVYDDTFGALASRVAWTLEYLGHSDVTLLETTYSHWKSLGLENDSKIPEIQTKEHSMNLRPEILATSDYLESAKSRDDVILIDNRERLNFLEQHIPGAISLPYRTLASNDNILRSKEDMKRLLDNRGITGDSEIITYCGSVGTLSGLAYYALKSAGLPNAKLYVRSFKEWKSLQKPTQKQEDANYWDLSAE; encoded by the coding sequence TTGACAGAATCTGGTAAAATTACAACTGATGTTGATTCTCTACGTTCAGAAATACGAGACAAAAGTGTTCGAGTAATAGATGTCCGACGTGAAGGTGATTACAAACAAGATCATATTCCTTCTGCAGTTAATTTACCTTTGGCAAATCTTTTGTCTGACGATAGCCCTGAGCGTGTTATAAAACTCGTAAACTCTATGGGCATTGATGATGAAACCCGTGTTGTTGTTTATGATGATACATTTGGTGCGTTAGCCTCAAGAGTTGCATGGACATTGGAATATCTTGGACATTCTGATGTAACACTGCTTGAAACAACTTATAGTCATTGGAAATCACTTGGGCTAGAAAATGATTCTAAAATTCCTGAAATACAAACCAAAGAACATTCAATGAATCTACGACCTGAAATATTAGCTACATCTGATTATCTAGAAAGTGCAAAAAGCCGTGATGATGTTATTCTAATTGATAACAGAGAGCGATTAAATTTTCTTGAACAACATATTCCTGGAGCAATTAGCCTTCCTTATAGGACTCTTGCAAGTAATGATAATATTTTGCGCTCAAAAGAGGATATGAAACGATTACTTGATAATCGTGGAATTACTGGTGATTCAGAAATTATTACTTATTGTGGAAGTGTTGGCACTCTTTCTGGTTTAGCATACTATGCACTAAAATCTGCAGGTTTGCCTAATGCAAAATTATATGTTCGCTCATTTAAGGAATGGAAAAGTCTTCAAAAACCTACACAAAAACAGGAAGATGCAAATTATTGGGATTTATCTGCTGAATAA
- a CDS encoding sulfide-dependent adenosine diphosphate thiazole synthase, with product MQEATVAEQSNKIFTDVKEVEITRAIANEFHDVLIDRADSDVIIIGAGPAGLTASRELSNMGFKVLVIEQNNYLGGGYWLGGYMMNPVTVREPAQKIWDELGVPYKKVAEGLYLTPGPHAVSKLIAAACDAGVKFLQLTKFDDLVLKNGRVAGIVVNWMPVSALPRNITCVDPVALEAKIIIDASGHDSVAVKRLVDRGLAKWKGMEPMHVNDGEEHVVHKTGEVYPGLIAAGMSVTETHGLARMGPTFGSMLYSGKKAAEITAAKIKELER from the coding sequence ATGCAAGAAGCAACAGTAGCAGAACAATCTAATAAAATATTTACAGATGTAAAAGAAGTTGAAATTACACGTGCGATTGCAAATGAATTTCATGATGTATTAATAGACAGAGCTGACTCAGATGTCATAATTATAGGAGCTGGTCCAGCAGGATTAACAGCTAGTAGAGAATTATCTAATATGGGTTTCAAAGTTCTCGTAATTGAACAAAATAACTACCTAGGCGGAGGATATTGGTTAGGCGGATACATGATGAATCCAGTTACAGTAAGAGAGCCAGCCCAGAAAATCTGGGATGAGTTAGGAGTACCATACAAAAAAGTTGCAGAAGGATTGTATCTAACTCCAGGACCACACGCAGTATCAAAATTAATTGCAGCAGCATGCGATGCAGGAGTAAAATTCCTTCAACTAACAAAATTCGACGACCTAGTATTGAAAAATGGCAGAGTCGCAGGAATTGTTGTGAATTGGATGCCAGTGTCAGCTTTACCACGAAACATAACTTGTGTAGATCCAGTTGCATTAGAGGCAAAAATCATCATCGATGCATCAGGTCACGATTCTGTTGCAGTAAAAAGACTCGTAGATAGAGGATTAGCCAAGTGGAAAGGAATGGAACCAATGCATGTCAATGACGGAGAAGAACATGTTGTTCATAAAACAGGTGAAGTTTATCCAGGATTGATTGCAGCAGGTATGTCAGTTACTGAAACACACGGACTAGCAAGAATGGGCCCAACATTTGGTTCCATGTTATATTCAGGTAAAAAAGCAGCTGAAATAACAGCAGCAAAAATCAAAGAGTTAGAAAGATAA
- a CDS encoding collagen-like protein, producing MSSQPRLEVQGRSPFKQSGVYEVQISITDSRPSDEALFSKKFPSLWRGNFHLRVNDGMFSEKLGSPDNPLPSSIATLDTIWIVVVDLFSSLHSVFDIKLKQTSASSSDANESESKYEPKPMASENKKESSVTKSNVRSSRTSGLPGNKGPDGPPGPVGDKGPPGPPGPQGPVGNKGPDGPPGPVGDKGATGDKGPTGEKGLSGDKGVTGDKGSTGDKGDKGDKGIVGPPGDKGDKGATGPVGDKGPPGLKGPIGDKGETGSTGPTGDKGLSGLRGPPGEKGDKGQQGPTGDKGLTGPNGPPGDKGPTGLSGVQGEKGLQGPSGPVGEKGPAGPLGDKGPNGPPGPLGDKGLTGPNGPPGDKGPIGPPGPVGEKGNKGVEGPIGEKGPQGPQGPAGSKGLTGVPGPQGEKGEKGAIGPVGEKGPTGPIGAPGEKGPQGPQGSQGERGTTGPSGEKGPQGPQGIQGPQGERGPTGPIGSIGEQGPVGEQGPVGPAGPRGPPGPPGEKGPAGGMSSEQKALFKDLLEILTNKNVISTEEQIKLMSYLY from the coding sequence GTGTCATCTCAACCTAGATTAGAAGTTCAGGGACGGTCTCCTTTTAAACAATCAGGCGTATATGAAGTTCAAATTTCAATCACAGATAGTAGACCTTCTGATGAGGCTCTATTTTCTAAAAAATTCCCTTCTTTATGGAGAGGAAATTTCCATCTTAGAGTTAATGATGGGATGTTTTCTGAGAAACTTGGTTCTCCTGATAATCCGCTTCCATCATCAATTGCAACACTTGACACCATTTGGATAGTTGTTGTAGATCTATTCTCTTCACTGCATTCTGTTTTTGATATTAAATTAAAACAAACTTCGGCATCTTCATCTGACGCAAATGAATCTGAATCTAAATACGAACCTAAACCTATGGCATCTGAAAATAAAAAAGAATCATCAGTAACAAAATCTAATGTTCGTTCTTCAAGAACCTCTGGTTTGCCTGGAAATAAAGGACCTGATGGTCCGCCTGGCCCTGTTGGTGACAAAGGTCCACCTGGCCCTCCCGGTCCACAAGGACCTGTTGGAAATAAAGGACCTGATGGTCCGCCTGGCCCTGTTGGTGACAAAGGAGCAACTGGTGACAAAGGACCAACTGGCGAAAAAGGATTATCTGGTGACAAAGGTGTTACCGGTGACAAGGGTTCTACTGGTGACAAAGGAGACAAAGGTGACAAAGGAATTGTTGGCCCTCCAGGAGACAAAGGAGACAAAGGTGCTACTGGCCCTGTTGGTGACAAAGGTCCACCTGGATTAAAAGGACCAATAGGTGACAAAGGTGAAACAGGTTCTACAGGACCAACTGGTGACAAAGGACTTTCTGGATTAAGAGGCCCTCCTGGAGAAAAAGGAGACAAGGGTCAACAAGGACCAACTGGCGATAAAGGATTAACAGGACCAAATGGTCCACCCGGCGATAAAGGCCCAACCGGACTTTCTGGAGTACAAGGAGAAAAAGGTCTTCAAGGTCCTTCTGGCCCTGTTGGAGAAAAAGGTCCAGCTGGACCCCTTGGTGATAAAGGACCCAATGGTCCGCCCGGACCCCTTGGCGATAAAGGATTAACAGGACCAAATGGTCCACCCGGCGATAAAGGACCTATTGGTCCACCTGGCCCTGTTGGAGAAAAAGGAAACAAAGGTGTTGAAGGTCCAATCGGAGAAAAAGGTCCACAAGGTCCACAAGGTCCTGCAGGTTCTAAGGGTCTTACAGGAGTTCCTGGACCTCAGGGTGAAAAAGGAGAAAAAGGTGCAATAGGACCTGTTGGAGAAAAAGGTCCTACAGGTCCAATTGGTGCTCCTGGAGAAAAAGGTCCACAAGGTCCACAAGGTTCACAAGGTGAGCGGGGAACTACAGGTCCTTCTGGAGAAAAAGGTCCACAAGGACCACAAGGAATTCAAGGACCACAAGGAGAAAGAGGTCCTACAGGTCCAATAGGCTCTATTGGTGAACAAGGACCCGTAGGGGAACAAGGACCCGTAGGTCCTGCCGGTCCAAGAGGTCCACCTGGACCACCTGGAGAAAAAGGTCCTGCCGGTGGAATGTCTTCTGAACAAAAAGCATTGTTCAAAGACTTGCTAGAAATTTTGACAAACAAAAATGTAATCTCTACTGAAGAACAAATTAAATTGATGAGTTATCTTTATTGA
- a CDS encoding universal stress protein encodes MVIKTKKILVPLDGSKNSFRGLDMAIHLARQSNGTITALAVKSMPGIYALHPLGFLDFNTMKEIKKILEQAKVRAAKKGIQLTGKSLAGDPGYDIARFVNNSKNKVDLVVIGARGRGSVKEMFLGSVSNYVLHKSKKPVLIVK; translated from the coding sequence ATGGTTATAAAAACAAAGAAAATCCTAGTACCTTTAGACGGCTCAAAAAACTCTTTTCGTGGATTGGATATGGCAATTCATCTTGCAAGACAATCAAATGGAACAATTACTGCCTTGGCAGTAAAATCTATGCCTGGAATATATGCTCTCCACCCACTTGGTTTCTTAGATTTTAACACAATGAAAGAAATAAAAAAAATACTTGAACAGGCAAAAGTCCGTGCAGCAAAAAAAGGTATTCAATTAACTGGTAAATCTCTTGCAGGTGATCCTGGATATGATATTGCAAGGTTTGTAAATAATAGTAAAAATAAAGTTGATTTGGTAGTTATTGGAGCAAGAGGAAGGGGAAGTGTAAAAGAAATGTTTTTGGGCAGTGTTTCAAATTATGTATTACACAAATCCAAAAAACCGGTTTTGATTGTAAAATGA
- a CDS encoding CBS domain-containing protein codes for MEGSTFVNEVMTKTVLTADKSVSIQDAAQKMKELKIGCVIITEDSKPIGIITERDFVTKVAAEGRPLFTEISEVMSSPLITIEPEETIWEASEIMKEKMIHKLPVKENDEIIGIVTTTDIVKLSSVGSDSEMRRICDQIILRMKD; via the coding sequence ATGGAAGGAAGTACTTTTGTTAATGAAGTAATGACTAAAACTGTCTTAACTGCAGATAAATCTGTATCAATACAAGATGCCGCACAAAAAATGAAAGAGTTGAAAATAGGATGTGTAATTATCACGGAAGATTCTAAACCCATAGGAATTATCACTGAAAGGGATTTTGTTACAAAAGTTGCGGCTGAAGGCAGACCGTTATTTACAGAGATTTCAGAAGTAATGTCGTCTCCATTAATAACGATTGAACCTGAAGAGACAATTTGGGAAGCTTCAGAAATTATGAAAGAAAAAATGATTCACAAGTTACCAGTCAAAGAAAATGATGAGATTATAGGAATTGTGACCACTACAGACATTGTAAAATTATCAAGTGTCGGATCAGACTCGGAAATGCGCAGAATATGTGATCAAATAATTTTGAGAATGAAAGACTAA